In a genomic window of Vibrio gigantis:
- a CDS encoding PfkB family carbohydrate kinase, with protein MPHSALITLIPTLQNKRQLCLIGAAVVDIVTETPALPKRGTDVELTEKGIHVGGCALNIAIALKKLGVDSINALPIGQGKWADTITAAMAEKGLTSNLRDPSGDNGWCLALVEPDGERTFLSVSGVENNWNQQALEQLDLQDDAIIYLSGYQLSSGCGEEIVSWLETLPNSIELFIDFGPRIGDIPKSLFERLIKLKPTVSLNRQEAEVLGMQDINTFVEQWHNRYGCPLILRIDSDGALFANQDGHGNVAPFKATVVDTIGAGDTHAGGVLAGLASGWELPDAILLGNAVASYVVSHVGGDCAPSVDEITRYLNQY; from the coding sequence ATGCCTCATAGTGCTTTGATTACACTGATTCCAACTCTACAGAACAAACGACAGTTGTGCCTAATCGGCGCTGCTGTGGTCGATATCGTGACAGAGACACCTGCGTTACCAAAACGCGGCACAGATGTAGAGCTAACCGAGAAAGGCATTCATGTTGGCGGGTGTGCTCTCAACATCGCCATTGCATTGAAAAAGCTCGGTGTTGACTCCATTAATGCTCTGCCAATTGGCCAAGGTAAATGGGCTGATACCATTACTGCAGCAATGGCTGAGAAAGGCCTAACAAGTAACCTACGAGATCCAAGTGGCGACAATGGTTGGTGTTTAGCGCTAGTAGAGCCAGATGGCGAACGCACCTTCCTATCTGTTAGCGGCGTTGAGAACAATTGGAATCAACAAGCACTTGAGCAGTTGGATCTTCAAGACGATGCAATCATCTACCTTTCTGGTTATCAGTTGTCTTCGGGTTGTGGTGAAGAGATCGTTAGCTGGCTAGAAACATTGCCCAACAGCATTGAGCTGTTCATCGATTTTGGCCCTCGTATTGGTGATATTCCAAAATCGCTATTTGAGCGCCTAATCAAACTGAAGCCAACGGTGTCTTTGAACCGTCAAGAAGCCGAAGTGCTAGGTATGCAAGACATCAACACCTTTGTTGAGCAATGGCATAACCGTTATGGCTGCCCACTAATCTTGCGCATCGACAGCGATGGCGCACTATTCGCCAACCAAGATGGTCATGGAAATGTTGCACCATTTAAAGCGACGGTGGTTGACACAATAGGCGCTGGTGACACCCATGCAGGCGGCGTATTAGCAGGCTTAGCTTCTGGCTGGGAACTACCCGATGCAATCTTGTTAGGCAATGCCGTGGCATCTTACGTGGTGAGCCATGTAGGTGGCGACTGTGCCCCGAGCGTGGACGAGATTACTCGTTACCTTAATCAATACTAA
- a CDS encoding L-lactate MFS transporter has product MNHSSVMNRFSNANNKATRILLASCGINLCIGVLYTWSVFKNSLLSLGWNNTQASMPYTITIITLSLALLIAGRIQDKIGPQKVLMVGSLMAGAGMILASLSLTPWNLNVSFGLITGAGIGFAYACLNPTAMKWFHSSQKGMVNGLLATAFGLAAIYLAPLTSYLISVIGLEQSLRALGMGLVLVAFPLACSIKNPPVGYEPKARSSESNSSKPVSKPIRNYIWKEMLATKQFYLLWFTYAFGAAAGLMIIANITSIAAEQANILEGAYLIVTLSIFNSAGRLVSGLLSDKIGALKTLAIALGLQTINMLLFSQFVSSPTLMVGAALAGVGYGTLLAVFPSIMADLYGLKNFGANYGVLYTAWGIGGFIGPILAAISMDWYGSYSIAYLICAVLVSIATVLTFRVKPITTEPCSDKESAPSCQLERSS; this is encoded by the coding sequence ATGAATCATTCTTCTGTTATGAACCGTTTTTCTAATGCAAATAACAAAGCAACAAGGATTCTGCTTGCTAGCTGTGGAATCAACCTCTGCATCGGTGTTCTCTATACCTGGAGCGTGTTTAAAAATTCTCTTTTGAGCCTTGGTTGGAACAACACTCAAGCTTCAATGCCCTACACCATCACCATCATAACCCTTTCATTGGCACTGCTCATTGCTGGTCGTATTCAAGATAAGATTGGCCCACAAAAGGTATTGATGGTGGGTTCTTTGATGGCGGGCGCAGGAATGATCTTAGCAAGCCTCTCCTTAACCCCTTGGAACCTTAATGTCAGCTTTGGTTTGATCACTGGTGCGGGAATTGGCTTCGCTTACGCATGCTTGAACCCAACTGCAATGAAGTGGTTTCATTCTTCTCAGAAAGGCATGGTCAATGGGTTACTCGCCACGGCGTTTGGCCTTGCTGCTATCTACTTGGCCCCGCTTACTAGCTACCTAATATCTGTTATTGGGTTAGAGCAAAGCTTACGTGCTTTAGGTATGGGGCTAGTACTCGTCGCTTTCCCATTAGCTTGTTCTATTAAAAATCCACCCGTTGGTTATGAACCCAAAGCTCGTTCATCAGAATCGAATTCCTCCAAGCCTGTGTCAAAGCCAATCCGCAACTACATATGGAAAGAGATGCTCGCAACCAAACAGTTCTACTTGCTGTGGTTTACATACGCTTTTGGTGCGGCCGCTGGTTTGATGATCATCGCCAACATCACTTCAATTGCGGCTGAACAAGCCAATATCTTAGAGGGTGCTTATTTGATTGTGACCTTATCGATATTTAACTCGGCAGGCCGACTGGTATCAGGGTTACTGAGCGACAAGATTGGCGCATTAAAAACATTGGCTATCGCACTAGGGCTGCAAACCATCAATATGTTGTTGTTCAGTCAGTTTGTCTCTAGCCCTACTCTGATGGTTGGCGCGGCGTTGGCAGGAGTTGGATATGGCACCTTATTAGCCGTGTTCCCCTCAATCATGGCGGACTTATACGGCCTGAAGAACTTCGGCGCCAACTACGGCGTACTATACACCGCTTGGGGCATTGGCGGCTTTATCGGCCCTATCCTTGCTGCGATATCGATGGACTGGTATGGCAGTTACTCAATCGCTTACTTGATATGTGCGGTCTTGGTGAGCATCGCTACTGTACTCACCTTCCGAGTAAAACCAATCACAACAGAACCATGTAGCGACAAAGAATCGGCTCCAAGTTGTCAGTTGGAACGTTCAAGCTAG